agtgtcaaatcaaatttcacataatctgatccatagtccctcacatttgaaaaaaaatgaattttttttattcctcATTAATCATGTGTAtgaataagttttttttttaatccataaatatatctatttgatttcacctgaacagtatgaataacatgtaatatatctatatttgatttcacctacaACTATAATTGGCTTGTTCAGGcgaaatcaaaattaaatatgTTGCATGGTATTCGTACTGTttaggtaaaatcaaatagacatacaCATGAGTttttaaaagtaagaaaaaactattcgtacacatgatcaTTGAGCGATGgaaatttcattttgtgaaatgtgacgaatgacaaaattcatttcgtgaaatatgagggacaaaaaaattcattttgtgaaatatgagagATTATGGATCAGATtatgtgaaaatgtgatttGACAATCTTGTTACTCAAAAATAATCACGTGCAAGACACGTGGTGGAGTTTGGTCAAATATTAGTTTGAAACGGACCAATTTGCttaatgtgaatttgtaagggacgtaaaattatacttttaaaaataAAGGATGGAAAAAGTTATTTGCAAAATGTGATGgacgttttgaatgattttccttATGTTATATACATTTTTGCTTTAATGTCTTTTGCGCCTTGTATATCAAGGTGTAGAATCTggttctttttatgtttttgtttctcattttttttagttGTATTGTTGTGACTTTGGAATTTTTCCTTTAGAGTTATCACAATTTAACATTtttgtttgcttttgttttctgtCAGCTTCCTTCTGTCTCGACATTGCTGATCAGATTTATCCTTATCAGACTTGGATTTAGATATTAAAGATCAGATTTATCCTTCTGTCTGGACATTGCTGATCAGATTTATCCTTATCAGACTTGGATTTAGACATTAATGATCAGATTTATCCTCATCATCACACTTCTAGATTTGTGCTACCAAATTGTATTTAGTTACCATGAAGAATTTCAAACAATGACAGAaatttcaaaagtaaatttttcTTATGACTATGTATCGACTCACTTCCATTTTCCACTTCTATGACAAATTGGCCAACTTATAGTTGCAAGAAAATCCTTTTAAACAAATGTGCAATTAATTAGGTCGAGTCATCATCTAACTCAATGTTGATTTGCTCCgacaacaaataaaaaaaatgaaaattccgTGTGGATTTGAATATCTTTTGTACTTGTTGTTTGGTAATAAAATTGCACTTTATTTTGTACTCTAAATCAGCAATTACAGTCCTTAACTATTTTTGACCGCTTGCCAACAGTATGGGAACGACCTATACTCCGAAGTCTAATAATCGAAAGTGACTTCGCCATAAAATGATCTCTAAAATCGGAAGAATAACTTCTTGGGTTTTCTTAACAGGTGTCCGTCAATACACCTAAATCACAACAAATCTATCATTTATATGCACACACTAATAattagtattattctttatatttatacacttttctttattaattttaaaaaattaatacctGAAATATATCTTAACTAATGCCCATTAAACACCTCTTAAACAGTATGTTATAAGCATATCTACCTGCACCATTATTATAGAATATTAACTTTTGGTGTGGACGTATCTACCTACTCAATTATTGTACTATAGATTATCTGGTTCTTCGCATTGGGCTTTTATAATTTCAGTCAAGTAAATCAAATTCTTCGTGGTTCAATTATTGACTCCACCCTTCTTAGGTGAATTCCAATGTTCAAAATTCGAAGTCAACTAGAATATTTTTGATTGTCTTGAATTAAGTCtgcccaatttttttttttattcaagcCAAGAATGttgcttttttttgtttttgaaaaatcgtcaAAACATCTTTACATTTGCAAATACTTTTTCATCCATcatttaaaatataattttacgcGCCTATTAAATCTTCATTGGTCAAAATTAGTTCCACCCTAGCGTTTTCGACTAGCTTTTTGGTTGGAATATACCACTACCTTGCCTATCAATCTTGAGGGGCCAAAAATAGTGtccaaatcaaaaattcaaCATATCTGATCCATATCCTCAcattggaaaaaaatgaattttttattccTTCATAATCTTGTAGAATAAgtcttttttttaatcaaaaatatctatttgatttcaccctGCAACGTTAATAACATGTAATTATATTCTTATATTGATTTCACCTACAACTATAATTGCCCTTGTTCAGgcaaatcaaaattaaatatgTTCATGGTATTCTACTGGTTTAGAAAATCAATAAGACATGAACATGAGTTTTAAAGTAAGAAAACTATTCGACACATGATCATGAGCGATGGgaaatttcattttgtgaaatggaCGATGACAAACATCTTTTCCGTGAAATCATGAggacaaaaaaaattcatttggaaATATGCAGAGATTATGTATCAATTATGTAAATCGTGATTTGACAAATCTTGTACTCAAATATAATCACGTGCTAAGACACTGTTGGAGTTTGGTCTCAAAATATAGTTAAACGACCAATCTTTGCTTAATGTGAATTTAAGGACGTTtaaaattatactttttaaaaataaagaTGGAAAAAGTTTTTGCCAAAATTTGCAGGACGTTTGGAATGATTTTCCTGTAATGTTATATACATtttttctttaacgtctttttGCGCCTTGTATATCAAAGTGTAGAATCTGTTCTTTTATgttgtttctcattttttttcatttatttgtgACTTTGGAATTTTCTTAGATGTTATCACAATTTAAACATTTTTGTTTGCTTTTGTTTCTGTCAGATTCTTCTGTCTCGACATTGCTAATCAGATTTATCCTTATCAGACTTGGATTATACATATTAAAGATCAGATTATCCTTCTGGGACATTGCTGATCAGATTTATCCTTATTCAGACTGGATTAACATTAATGATCAATTATCCTCATCATCACACTTCTAAATTTGTGCTACCAAAATGTATTTATGTTACCATGAAGAATTTCAAACAATGacaaattcaaaataaatttttcttatGACTATGTATTCGACTCACTTCATATTTTCCACTTCTATGACAACATTGGCCAACTCTATAGTTGCAAGAAAATCCTTTTAAACAAATGTGCAATTATTAGTCGAGTCATCAATCTAACTCAATTTGATTTGCTCgacaacaattaaaaaaaaggaaaattccgTGGATTTAATATCTTTTTACTTGTTGTCTTGGTAATAACAAATTGCACTTTATTTTGTACTCTAAATCAGCAATTACCAGTCCATAACTATTTTTGGACCGCTGCCACGTTTATGGGACACCTATACTCCGAAAGTATTAATAACGAAATGACTTCGCAAAAATGATCTCTAAATTCGGAAGAATAACTTCTTGGTTTTCTTAACAGGTGTCGCCCGTCAATACACTAAATCACACAAATCTATCATTTATATCACACACATAATTAAGTAATATTCTTTATATttatacattttctttattaattttaaaaaattaatacctGAAATATATCTTAACAATGCCCATTTAAACACCTCTTAAAACAGTAGTATAAACATATCTACCTGCACCATTATTGTAGAATATTAACTTTATTTGTGGACAAATCTACCTGCTCAATTATTGTACTATAGATTATCTGGTTCTTTGCATTGGGCTTTTATAATTTCAGTCAAGTAAATCAATCATGTCCCaactcaaaatatttttttccgaATAAGCACATAGTAAGTTTTACAAGCCATTACACCACTAGAGAATATCTGATAGTATACGAAAGATTAATCTATTTACTTTTTGGACAAAACAAATTGTTTCAGAGTAAggaaaattaaaaccaaaatgaAACCTAACCATCACATTAAGGTAGCACATCAGGCatgttctaattttttttttttttcgaacaGGGAGGGATGGGCATTTGCTAGAGAAACCAATGTTAGATTTGTAGTGATACAACTAATACTTAACTGCATACTGGTTAAAAAACCACGGAAAAATTTGGATTTCTTTTCAAGGTAATCTTTGACCTTCACTCACAACATCAAATTGACGCCCTCATATTACTGAATTTCCGTCTTCCTTTGCTGTCATCATATTTGGTACGACCTGTTGGTGTGCACTAGCTCAATTGAATGTAGCCTAGATTTTCcatatagttttgttttcttgaattgtgAAGATCAATATTTAGGCTTCTcgcgcaaaaaaaaaaaaaaaagaagataattgACGTTGGATCTTTCAAAATATATCCATCTTAAGTTCAACTACGTTAATAAATATGTATTTCTTAAACTTTGCTATGTATATGTATTatgaatcttttcttttttgaccaaatgttAGACTTTTAAAGTTAAAGCCCTTTTCCACCCATCAATTAAGGATGGTCCTGCCCATTTGAAACATAATCAATTATTAGTACTTACTACCTATTAATTATTCTTatataaatgtaaaaaaaaacaTCAATATTGATTATCTCCAAAATAAATACTTGATTCCAGTATTTTTAAAGATTGATACATTCTAACACAAATATTTGAGTTTGAGCCATTTTGACCTTTTCCAAGACCCATATAGCAAACGGGCTATGCTAGCTTAACCATGGAGATTTTAATTGGGCCAGGCTTGGGCTTTATGGGACAAGGGTAGTTCAGGATGTTTAAGTGAAATCCTGGCATGTTGGATCCATATTGTTTTGTACACATCACACATTAAAAGCAAGGAAGTAGGTGTAGTTTTAGAACTTGAAGGCAGGTTTCTACAAATTGTCAAAATCCTAAGGCCAAAATGAATTATTCGGTTTAACCAATACAGGTGGGAAGCGATTCAATTGGCCAAAATGAAGCACTTCAATGTCAAAATTTATGTCCCCAAATAAGTATGGATTTGGGAAGCACTAAGGAAATTTGTTCCTTAGTGGTTAAATGACCGCCTTGTAAAAGTTTCACGAGCCTTTGCTTTACTTGTACATCTTTTGAAAAGGAATACAACCATATATCGtttcgagaaaaaaaaaaataagtatgGATTTGGGAAGCCACATTAATTGAAAGAAATCTTTCTTAATGATGGCCAAAATGAAGTAAGTACTTCAATGTCAAAATTTGTGTCCTCAAATAAGTATGGATTTGGGAAGCCACattaattgaaacaaatctTTATTAATGATGATAATTAAAGTGACGATGCGTATAAAGACATGTAAAGCACTAAAGGCTTTGTATAAATAAATATAGAACTCTTATGTTTCAACATACAAAGACCAAGTTTGATTTTTCCCAATCTTAGAGTCTATACTTAGAGAATGGTGCTAGTCAAAAAAACTAGAGGCCGTCAAAAAATTGACATCGCAAAAATACAAAATGAGCAACATCTACAAGTGACATTTTCCAAGCGTCGTGCAGGCCTTTTCAAAAAGGCTAGCGAATTGTGCACTCTTACTGGCTCTGAGGTTGCCCTTGTGGTTTTTTCTCCCGGAGAAAAAGTTTATTCATTTGGTAGCCCTAACATTGATGCTATAATAGAAAAGTTTGAATTCAGTACTCCAAAATCAGTTGATGCTTCAACCCTGCTTTTGGAGGCTCATCACAGGTTTAATGTCCAGCATCTAAATAAGCAACTGAGCATCCTCGAAAATCAGTTGGAGGCAAAGAAGAAAATAGGGGAAACCCTTAATCAACTAAGAAAAGTTGGCCAAATTCGTCATTGGTGGGATGCTCCCATCAATGACCTTAATTTGGAGCAACTTGAGAGCTTGCATTCAGCTCTTCTTGAACTCCAAAATACCGTTAGAATTGAACTGGAAAAACCAATATATGAGAATACAAACCAAGTTCCAGATCTCAATGAGATCAACCCGTATGGGATAAGCCCTTTGGGAATTAATACAAGGGAGAATGAAGGTGGTGCTTTTGATCTTATCCAGTCTCAACCACCTAGAACCAAGGCATTTGCCCCAACTGCTGCTTCCTCTCGGGTGAATACTGGCATTTCAAGCAATGCTTGGACTAGAGCTCTCACAGCAGAACATGGTCCTACTGCTTCACTTTCTTTTGCTCCAAATGCATCTGAATTTGATGGTGCAACAATGCCTTCTTACCCTTCTCAAGGATTCAACACCATCCATGGTGGTCTCACATTGTTCAAGATCTAGATTATCTCGGATTTTTTTCAAATGTTTAAATAAGGgttatccattttttttttttcgtcgTCAATGCATGAATGTTGTTTTAGTTGCTTTGTTGTCTTTAGCACCTTGTTTATCAAGATGCAGGATctggttctttttcttttttttttcgttctCTTTTCAGTTGTAATCTTGTGAGGTTTGGTCTTGTTCCTTTACAATCATCCAATGTTATGTTTTGGTTGCTTAATGTAAGTCTGCTTCCTTTTGTTAGAATTTTAATCGTCAATTTTGTTCTCGTAAATTTTTTTGGACTTGTATTATTAAATTATTGTTTCAGTTACCTCAAATAATTTCAAACAACACAAGAAAATCTATGAAGTAAATTAATTTTGTTTGATGGCTACGCAGAGACTCACGTCTATGTCTCCACTTCTAGGACCAATTGGCcaaccttttttatttttattatttttagtaaGGAAGAGGTGGAATTTAGAAAATGcggagaggaaaagagaggtCTCAATCATATCACTCAATTAAGGCCTCCTTGACCAATGGATCAACTTATATACTCAGAAGAAAATCCTTGTAAAAAAGTAGAGAAATAATTAGGTCGACTCACCATTTAACTctattttgatttaaatttctcCAATTCTTGTTTTGGAATAAAATCCTACTTTTTTTTGTACTCTAAATATGTAATTACAATCATTAAATATTTTGCCACTTGCAAAGATTATTCAGTGTAAGATTTATAATCCAAAGCGTAATCATTGGAACTAATTTTTCCTGAACAGAATCTTTAAAATCAGAAGATAGCTTATGGTATGAACATATTTGCTTCCTAAATTATTGCATTGTAATATATCTAGCTTTTATTGCATAGAGCTTTCATAACATCAGCCAAGTCAATCAATTATGTTCTGACTTGTTACGTTTTTTCTGATTATGTAGCAAGTTTGACAAACATTTACTCCACTTTATTACTCATAATTACCAAAGAGTCTGTAACTTGcttggtaaaaaaaaattactcatAATTAATTTGGTTTTGAGACAATCCAGATTTTGTTTCagaaaaagcaaaattgaacagAATCAAACCTAACAATCACATTAAGGTAGCAGTAGCACATTTGGGATACACCAATTTAACAGGTAGCTAATGTTTATCAAAATACCTAGTTGACacaccagaaaaaaaaatttgacaggTAACGAGGTTGAACATTTGTTACAAAATCGATATCTAATTACTGTTTATCCCTAAAGAGTGACCCTATGTCACGATCCAAGTCCAAGAGTTGGTCCAAATAATTTTTGGACCTAAATCTATTAGTCCAAAATGGTTAATCCAAATTACAAAGAAACCATTGGATACAAACTTTAAACCGATTCCATTCCCTTCACACTACCAATGTGGGATGCCTCATTCTTCCTACTTTTTAGGACTTTGCATCCACGCAAAACTGATCAGAATCCATGTTCGGACTCTAGAGGTGACTTGTATGAACTGTGTCCACTTGGTCGTATTCAAATTCTAGAAGTGGCTCATAGGGGTCCTAAAAGTGACCCCGTCTGAAGTGGTATATACTCTTGTAAGTTCTAGAGATGACCTCCATTGAACATTCTCCCTATCTTTTAGGACTTTGCATTAGAAAACACATGAACTATCACGACTCGTATCCAACAGCTGGCCCAAGTAATTTTTGGACTGAAATTAACTGGTCCAAAATAGTTAATCCAAATTATAAAATAACCATTGGACCCAAGCTTTAAACCCATTCCATTCCCTTCCCACTATTGAAGTGGGATGCCTCACCTTCCGTCTCCATCTACCCGTGAATCAGATTTGTAGCAATACAATTCTCAACTGACCACATAATGTTTAAATACCAATGAAGTCAAAATTTGAACTTTTCTTTAAAGCAATAATTGACCATCAACAGCATAAGTTTCTATTAGCGCAAAAAATATGCTCATATCGGAAGCAATTTTTGACACAAACAAAGATATGTGGGAAGAGAAGGAGAATAAGTActcaataattttattaatcaaaTCTCAACAACAATAATATCAACTCATAACCTTTCGCTTACGACAACTCATAAATCACAACATAGAGGCTTTTTGTCCATCTCACAACTTGGCTCAACTCAACCCTTCAAGTAACAATGTACATTAAAATCTCTATAAATTAATAACGTTGGAACATACAATTTCTATTAATTTAAAGAGATATTAATTAAtcaataaattattaatttattaatttatcttgTACGCTTACAATTCAAAGAAATACTCATTTAATCAACgaaagttttattttatttttataaaaatatgaattattctATTAATAAAAGGAGGCTGAAAGTCTAAGAAATATGAATCAACTCATATCTACTTAATTTGCATGTATAATTTAATTCTattaatatcttcaatatacaTGCGTAACTATTATACGGAAGGGAGCACTCAAAGAATTAATAAATTTTCATAATTTCTTATTACAATATCAGAATTCAAGTTCAGAACTTTTAGatacaataaaaaaataggTATGAGATTCAagtatatttaaattttaagaaaaaataaacaacaatAGACTCTCTTGGTTTGATCTACATAAAGGGTGGTCAGAATCCTTAAGATCATGCTTCATGGATCATAATAGATAAACTCATAAGACGAGAAGAACGCACAAAAATCGTACCCGATTGGAGCTGTTAAGCTCCAACAATGGCAGGCTATTACTTTCCTCTCGGCATATGTTAGCAATTTGGTTTTAGATTGATCAGTTCGTTGATTGATGATAACTGTTacagtaaaaaataaaataaaattagagcATGGACtgctttggtttttttttttttttttacttaaattttAAAGAGCtaacatattttttgaagtttttatagTAGGAAGATGTGGGATACTCAAGTCCGAAAGACAGAAAAAATTAGCGTTTGAATTATAACCTTCTTGATAGAGTAGAAATAACTCCACATCCACTGCCATAAAAAACACAGCAAACTTCTAAAGTTGGGCATGTTTCCCAAAAGCTAAAAATGTTAAACTACTTTAAAAAAGGATAAATTCCAAACCAAGTTAAGTCTTCAACTTCAGACAACAGACTTTTTTTAGTAGCTTACTTTATGATTATAGCCTATTCCCCATTCGTTAGTATATAACAGGATTGTTGATTTGTTTCTAACAAAATTAAATTACCATACAAATACACGCAATCATAATTATTACATCCCTTGCATTTAGTTACTTTTTTAAAGAAACTAATGAGAATCCCTTAACGAGTTGACCACTTATTAGCCAAATCGATATTCAAATCAGCATATGAAATTGCACATCCACATATACTATCTTTTTATATTTAGATACTTTCTCTATGTAATTTCAATCCCCACAAATTAATACCTAAATTTCCCTCAAAAAGTGGTGATTGATACCCATTAGATAAACCCTACTAGTACTTAAACGGGTCCTAGAATCAATTAAGCTTTTACAAACTTCGCTGCTTCTGAAAGTTGAGCAAGTGATTAATCAACTTTCTTTgttatttattgttattttaGTCTGTGTATTGTGTTTTCTACCCAATCAGTAGCTGTTAGACtataaggagaaaagaaaataattaaaataggATGTTTATGAAAGACATATAACATATAATGGATGGTTGGGGAGGGAATGGTACGGTACAGGAAGTGAAATAGATGATACATCCTGAGAAAAAGTTGAACAAAGCAAAATAGATATGGCCTAATAAGCTGATTTCAagtatttactttcaaatttgTTGTGGTACAGAACTGGAGAATTTTGCAGGAATGGAAATAATTGGGTAAACAGAAAAGAATAAAGCTGCACTCAAGCTGAATTGAATTCAATAATCACCTTCACTTTTATTGAATAAACTTCAATTTGGATACAGAAAAGGAAATGGCGGGAAAAGGAAGGAGGGGAAAAGAATGCAGGAAGTacttggggaaaaagaaaactaacaGAAGGGATATTCTCCTTTCTGATTTCAATAACAAGAATTTTAGTTGGATACTCAGCCATTACATGATCTCATTATTTATAGAAAGCTACTCTAACTAACTCCTCCCACTTGCTAATGAAACGGATGTCACGTGAGAGGGAATCTTCTGGAATGACTGGTCCCAAGCATCAGCAAGAATAGCATGAACCCAAAAAAGGCGTGCTTCTCTGCTCACAGCTTCTGCTTTCCTCGCACCTTCTCCTTTCCTGCTTTCACGCCTTTGTCTTTCTTGTGCATTGTTTGATGATTGTCCTCCTCAGCTCACGTCTTCTCTACACAACTTCCTGCCTGGCCACGCTTTCCTTTAGTTTTACTTCACGCCTTCTCTCTTCTTGCAATTCTTAGCTTCTTACTTCATTACAATACCTCCCCCTCAACTGCAAATCTTGTCCTCAAGATTGAAATGTAGGGAATTGTGTTTTGATCTCCTCAGCATCCTCCCAGGTGGCCTCTACAGGGTCTGTTCCCCACTAGTGGATTAGCCACTGAGTTGCAGCAGCATTCTTCTTTTTTATCATCCTTCTGCCTAATACTGCCACTGGCTCCACCCTCCAGTGACCCTTCTCATTTGTTTCTGGTAATTGGAGGATAGGAGTGGCCTCTTTCCCCACCTTTCTCTTGAGCAAAGACACATGAAAGACAAGGTGGACCTTTGAAGATTTTGGCAAACTCAGTCTGTAAGCTACACTCCCAATCATTCCTTCTATTTTGTATGGGCCGAAGTACCTTGCTGATAGTTTAGTATTTCCCCTCAGGGCTACTGTACTCTGTCTATATGGTTGTAGCCGTAGGTATACCCAGTCACCCTCACTGAACTCCCTTTCACTCCTCTTTTCGTCAACATATTTCATCATCCTTTCCTGAGCCTGCTTTAGGTTCTGTTTCAGCATGTTATCCAATTGTTGCCTTTCCCTGATGTATTCTCCTACTGCATCTACCCTGGACTGCAGGTAGGGTCCTAGAGCCAGTTGAGGAAGGGAAAAACCATAAAATGCTTCAAAAGGAGTCATTTGAATAGCTGTGTGGTGTGAGGTGTTGTACCACCACTCTGCCAAGGATAACCACTGGTTCTATCTCTTAGGTTCCATATGAGTCAGACACCTGACGTACATCtcaagcacttggtttagtcTCTCAGTCTGGCCGTCAGTCTGAGGGTGGTAAGCTGTGCTGTAGTTTAATTTGGCCCCCAACATACTGAATAACTCCTCCCAGAATTGGCTGACAAATATCTTGTCCCTGTCTGAAAGCATGCTTTGAGGAATTCCATGTAATTTACTGACATAATCAATGAAAAGTCTGGCCACCTTTGGGGCATCAAAAGGATGTGCCAAGCTAATGAAGTGAGAGTACTTGGTGAATCTATCCACTACGACCATTATGGTATCCTACCCTTCCGATTGTGGTAATCCCTCAATGAAATCCATGGTAACATGGCTCCAGGAGTGTTGAGGGATAGGGAGTGGTTGCAGCAATCCAGGGTAGGCCATATGTTCATCCTTGCATTTCCTACAAGTATCACATTCCAGAACTgctttcttgatctccttgtACATCCCTGGCCAGTAGAACAGCTGCTTGGCCCTCAGATAGCTGGCTTGAATGCCTGAATGCCCTCCAAGTTGGGAGTCATGTAGTGCAGTAATAAGTTTCTTCTTGGTGTTACCCTACCCTCCTATGACTAGCCTCTTCCTGTATCTGAGAATGCCATCCTGGTAGGAGTAGTCTGGTGCTAGTGTAGGGGTTAGAAGCACCAGGGATATGGTCTTCTGAGCCCACTCATCCTCCTTATAGCTCTCCATTACCTCTTTGATCCAAA
Above is a genomic segment from Coffea eugenioides isolate CCC68of chromosome 5, Ceug_1.0, whole genome shotgun sequence containing:
- the LOC113770980 gene encoding agamous-like MADS-box protein AGL62, which encodes MVLVKKTRGRQKIDIAKIQNEQHLQVTFSKRRAGLFKKASELCTLTGSEVALVVFSPGEKVYSFGSPNIDAIIEKFEFSTPKSVDASTLLLEAHHRFNVQHLNKQLSILENQLEAKKKIGETLNQLRKVGQIRHWWDAPINDLNLEQLESLHSALLELQNTVRIELEKPIYENTNQVPDLNEINPYGISPLGINTRENEGGAFDLIQSQPPRTKAFAPTAASSRVNTGISSNAWTRALTAEHGPTASLSFAPNASEFDGATMPSYPSQGFNTIHGGLTLFKI
- the LOC113770982 gene encoding uncharacterized protein LOC113770982; translation: MTPFEAFYGFSLPQLALGPYLQSRVDAVGEYIRERQQLDNMLKQNLKQAQERMMKYVDEKRSEREFSEGDWVYLRLQPYRQSTVALRGNTKLSARYFGPYKIEGMIGSVAYRLSLPKSSKVHLVFHVSLLKRKVGKEATPILQLPETNEKGHWRVEPVAVLGRRMIKKKNAAATQWLIH